The Medicago truncatula cultivar Jemalong A17 chromosome 7, MtrunA17r5.0-ANR, whole genome shotgun sequence genome includes the window tgtattaaagaattaaatttaattaagggaaaatttaggtgtatttccttatttaatttcaggtttgaaattcctcggcagttaactgccgaagttttcctcggcagttaactgcagccggttctttaaaatttcggcagttaactgtcgaaggatATTTGGATAAATTACTCATATTTttcagccaaaccaaatgtaTGAACAACAATACTCCAACTAAATTGTTTCTTAACAAGTTGTTACCGTCCACAGCACGCCAACCAGATTTGAACTATAAAACTGTCATTGTTAGTACAATTAAGTCCACAAATAGTTATCACAACTGAGTGGTGATTACTTATTACAATGTAGAGAATAGCACTAAACAATTTTAAGAAAAAccaatcaaattattaaaagGATACTATTAGATtccaatataaatttttgtacaatatattatttttgtcgtcctgtaaaataaaatgttcttGGAAGACATTATATTTTAGTTGTCAATTTGAAGACATTACgagcttgtttttttttttttgtttacttatTACGAGTTTGTTTGAAACACttctcaaaaactcttttttagcttttaaaaatttgaaaattaaaaacttttttcctaaactattttttaaaattacagttttagaaactgttttgaattttttagttttgagggctaaaactaaaacatataaAAGAATAACTATTGTGAAAAAAGAActtgtatattttaaaaactctgaaaacaaaaattatttcaaagaggcctctctctaactttcctgcccttatttttctttcttctgcaAGGATAATGACAAAAGgactataataaaatatttcctCGAGTTTTTCAAGCCTAAAACTAAGACAACAATTACTAATATAGATTAACATTGTTCTGTTTTCAATAGCAAGTTACTAAATTTCGAAAGTTACTAgtttttcaaaacataaacattttggaatattaaaaATTCACTGGTTACtagtttgaaaatttaaaaataacttgCATGCAGTTTTTATATTTACTGTTAACAACGAATAATTCAATTTccttgcaaataaaaaaaaagttaggttGAAGGCAAAATGAAATCTTATAGTAATCTGCAGGGAAATAAAATTGTAGTGATAAATACAATAATAAATGTGTGAACAGCCTACTCACAAAACATAAACCAAAAGAAATGTTACATTACAATTCTATTCGATACATAACATTTTATTCATActtaaattttagggttaatagtgcttttcacccctgtaatatatgtcattttcggttttcgccactataaaattttcgatttgatttgcacattcgtaaaatttttattttccggaaaacacccctaataggccattgaaaaaccaaaatttcttgaaaaaaaattctgaaaatggcttattaggggtgttttccggaaaataaaaattttacgatggtgcaaatcaaaccgaaaattttataggggcgaaaaccaaaaatgacatatattacaggggtgaaaaacattattaaccctTTAAATTATCATGACATTCTTTTCTAGTGGTACATACTCTGCATTGCATCTTAATATCCATATAAATCACAATGTTTCAGATGATAAATGGAGTGAAGATGTGGAAGGAGAAGATAAAAAGGGTTTTGGTGGTATTTCCAACATTTGAAGGCTCCCTTCCAACATTTCCACCACTTTATTCATTGCTGGTCGATGTGAAGGGTCAGTTTGTATGTACCATAAACTCACCATTGTCATTTTTCTGACCATTTCttcatcaatttcatttttaatacaCTTGAGTCCAAGATCCTGATTCAATTCAAGACGCTTGTAAATCCAGTGTGGAAAATATAACTCGCTAGAACAATCAACTTCAACCTTAATGTTCTTTCTTCGACCAACCATTTCTAAAACCATCATGCCATAGCTGTAGACATCTGATTTATGTGACACCCCACCAAAATGTCTAGAGAACAACTCTGGAGCAATATATCCTGGTGTTCCCCTTGCGCCAAATATGGATACAATACTTTCTTTTCTTGGACATATTTTAGCAAGtccaaaatctgaaattttaGGGCAGAAATCGTCATCAAGTAATATATTATGAGGTTTTATGTCAAAATGTAAGATTCTAGTGTTGCAGCCTCTGTGCAAGTACTCCAATCCATGAGCAACACCAACTGCAATATCATACAATATTTTGCAATCCAATTGGCGATCATCCTTCAATGGATTTTTCTCTTCGTATATGAACTTCTCAAGAGATCCATTTGGCATAAACTCATATATTAGTGCCTTTTTAGAACCATCCAGACAAAACCCCAAAAGTCTAACAACGTTGACATGTGAAGTTCTACTAATACTTGCAACTTCATTGATGAAATCTTCGCCATCACCTTTTGACCCACTTAAAACCTTCACTGCAATAATCCGCTGATCACGTAACTTCCCTTTGTATACACTTCCGTATCCTCCCTGACCTAATTTGTCTCTAAAAGAGTTGGTTATTTTCTTGACTTCTGAATAACTGTACCTAGCAGCAAGAAGCGGTCCTTGTTCCTTCAAAAACATCTCAATAATTTGATGAGTTGTATTCTCCTTCCTGAGCAAAGGAAATGCTGGAGTGAAGATCTTCGTTCTAATGCAGTAACCCAACATTATCAGCACTGCAACTCCAACAATCACCATGGCTGCTGTAGAAttgtaaattatttaaaatacaaaatacaacaaaaaggTTTAGTGTAAGAAAGCAATGGCTTCTACATATGCAagcaaaattcacatttttatgTTAGCCGGACTAAATTTTAACTTTCTTCTAAATAATTCACATTCAAACATATTGATGAACTTTCACATTCAAGATCAATGAATTTGAAGTACTGTGCTGAAAGTTATGCAAACAGTACATTACCTATACCCAGTTTGACATTCCGGCTCAgccattttttctttgtaactGCAATTAGAGGAAACAATTCAGATTTGACATATGAAGACAAGGCTGTGCAAAGAAAAATTTGGTCGGCTAATTCAGCTTTTTCCATCAATCCAAGGGTAATAGGATATCAGCTACGAaatgttataaattataaattcaaaatatgaaAGACAATTAACATGATAGAACTTAGATTAGGCACATCAATGTAGTGCCACAACACTTCAGCTATTATGATATGGGATAAGGAACTGGGCTTTGAGAATTTTACAGCAAAATAAACATTGTTCACAATTTTAATTGCAAATATTTATGAACCAATAATGTggaaagtaaataaaaacaacaactgTTATATTAGTGCATTATAGTGTATTGGAGATAAAGATCTTGCGTTGGATGTGCGGTAAGACTAGATGAGATAAAATTAGAAATGACAATAAtagagagagagttggggtaaaacctatagtagaaaagatggtggaaattaggcttaggtggtttggacaTGTAAGAAGACCTGTAGATTATGTACTAAGAAGACAAGATCGCTAGACACAGAGGAACATGGTTTATGATAGactattaagaaagatctagagattaataAGTTGGATCGGAAtgtggtttatgatagaactcTATGGCGTAATTGGATCCATTGGCACAATAACGTCGCATATTGTTGTCAATTTGACACCTCCCTCTTTGATTGTAATGAAAATATGCACATTCTTCTGTTATGTGTTAAAAATAAGGAAACAGTCAAAGGGAATGCATGAGTGTGATAAATTTATCTGAACCTTACCATTTTGACAGTAGAAGAACATTCTTTTGGCATCAAGCATACATTGGCCTCCTCTGTGGTTGGAGCACTCATCACAATCATCAGATAATACtattttaattaccatttgagCAGAAACAAATGATAAAATGTGTCTGGTATCAGTCAAGTCTTTAGATGGAAACTGAAGAACCGAGCAGGATGAGAAAAAGCTATCTGCCTTCTCATTAGTAACATTGAGATACGGCTTCCTGTTATAATAGATGTCGTAGGAAAAGGAAGAACAGTTGTGTTTAAAATACTGTGCTGGAGGATTGATATTATGGCTGCGATTGCATAGGAAAAGAGttacattattatttatataaaaagaaacaaatggaGAAGCAGGAGGAAGAGTGTAGTTTTGTTTCAAAGTATCACAAAGATTATCTTGCAAACGCTTGTAAAATTCTTGATCAGAAACTGTAATGGTATTCTGGTCAATGATGCTAGTTAgctcaattttttttgcattctTCTCCAGTTGGATCATTTTGGGTGAATAATAGCTGTCATCACAGCCATGTATGAGTATGGAGCCACAGTCTAGTTGTTCTGCCTTGGTGAAAGGGTAACGGAAAACCCCACGAGCTCCACAACTGAATGAGTGCGGACAGTTATATGTGTATCCGCTTCCATACACTGCTGATAAAATCAGCATGAGGTGGAAAAACAAGAGGAAGTAGAACAAATCAACTGGAGCCATCCCAACTTTATTGATGCAGTGAAGGTTAAGTACAAGTAGTGCGAGTTGTTACATACATTGTCTTCACAAATAGATATGTATTAGTGTAATGTATGAGTCATGTGGTCTAAAAGGAGAACTTATTTGATACTCAGCTGACTTGGAAAATGAAGGAGGAAGACTTGATGAAAAAGAGAGGTAGATTGGATTAACAACATCTCTAGTCCATAGAAATGTTCGATAAAATTCAAAGTAACAAAGGTGTGTTTCTGACCATGTCTTATTTATCCCACCAATGAATCAGGACCCATTGCTTTATTTCCTCTTTTGACGAAACAGCACATTCAAAACTGACACATtcaatattcaaatttattttttgttacaacttgGAACTTCTTTGGGACCAATTACAAAGGGAAGCTGATATTGCCAAGGTATCCACAATTAAATGAAAGGGGACAATCTCCTAGGCACCCATTACCAAGTAGCATTAGcagataaaatatataaaactcaAGCCTTCATGAATCACCCACAAGTAGGTTTATGAGCTAAACAACTTTATGATGTAAATTAGCAGTCTTAATTCACTATTCACCATACATTTCATGTATGAGCTGCTTAGTTGCCTTGGACATGGCAAACCAGACAATACTTCACTACTAACCTGCAAATAATTACACACCAAAGAGTACCAGTaccaataaaattaattagtgCAAATGAAACCTCTTAAAATTTCACTCCTACAGTTTCTCGCTAAATATATGGAGTACGCAGCCAATACATTTAGGGACTATAATGATAGCGAGTCACACATCCAGGGATCCAAATGGTTGTTTACCCTAAATATTTGGGACCTAAACAAAAAGCCTTCAGCTGCATAGCGACAGTATTTGTCTTTGATACTTAAACCCACCAGTAAAATTACTAAACCATACCTTACTGTCTTGCTTGCCTATGAGTTTTAAAAGTTTCCAATTCTCATTTAAATTTCTCTCTGCACTGCACCTGCATCCTTGgtctcttttatatatttattttggtatgCCAACAATAAAGAGATCAATCAACATTTGAATTACTAAACCATACATTACTGTCTTGCTTGTCTAGAAAATCTACATTGAGCAACTCATAAAACAGAAACCAAAAGAAATGAAACAACCTTACAATTCTATTACTaacataacattttatttatatgtgaATTATCATGACATTCTTTCATAGAGTTACATACTCTGCATTGCATTTCAATATCCACACAAATTACAATATTTCAGATGATAGATCATTAGGTGATATTGAAGGAGAAGACAAAAATGGTTTGGGTGGTATTTCCAACAATTGAAGGCTCCCTTCCAGCATTTCCACCACTTTATGCATTGCCGGTCGATGCGAAGGGTCTGTTTGTATGCACCATAAACTCACCACTGTCATTTTTCTTACCATTTCTTcctcaatttcatttttaacacACCTGAGTCCAAGATCCTGATTCAATTCAAGACGCTTGTAAATCCAATGTGGAAAATATAACTCACTAGAACAATCAACTTCGACCTTAATGTTCTTTCTTCGGCCAACCATTTCTAAAACCATCATTCCATAACTATAAACATCTGATTTATGTGACACCCCACCAAAATTTCTGGAGAACAACTCTGGAGCAATATATCCTGGTGTTCCCCTTGCGCCAAATATGGATACAATACTTTCTTTTCTTGGACATATTTTAGCAAGtccaaaatctgaaattttaGGGCAGAAATCGTCATCAAGTAATATATTATGAGGTTTTATGTCAAAATGTAAGATTCTAGTGTTGCAGCCTCTGTGCAAGTACTCCAATCCATGAGCAACACCAACTGCAATATCATACAATATTTTGCAATCCAATTGGCGATCATCCTTCAATGGATTTTTCTCTTCGTATATGAACTTCTCAAGAGATCCATTTGGCATAAACTCATATATTAGTGCCTTTTTAGAACCATCCAGACAGAACCCCAAAAGTCTAACAACGTTGACATGTGAAGTTCTACTAATACTTGCAACTTCATTGATGAAATCTTCACCATCACCTTTTGACTCACTTAAAACCTTCACTGCAACAATCCGCTGATCATTTAACTTCCCTTTGTATACACTTCCGTATCCTCCCTGAcctaatttgtttttgaaagagtttgttattttcttgaCATCTGAATAAGTGTACCTAGCAGCTGGAAGAGGTCCATGTTCCTTCAAAAACTTCTCAATAATTTCATGTGTTGGACTGTCTTTCCTTAACAAAAGAAATGTGGGAGGGAAGATCTTTGTCCTAAACCAACAAACTAAGATAATCAGCAAGGCAAATGCAACTCCAGCCACCGAGCCAACTGGacatttttgtttgataaaacatgaaaatgttttgggtaagcaaaaaataatgacCAATTTATTGAATTCAAATCATATTTATAGAAAGGTCAATAATCGGATATTAGACAACAATAGGCACTGGGCGGTCCAAGATATCTCACGGCTTCGGCTCCCTGGATTCACTATATAAAGTCCTTAGGTGTTTTTCATGTGGTTCTAATTAACTAAATTtatcataattttctcaaatccataattttctcataGTTTGTTATGTccaaaaaagattatttttagttaagaactaTACGAAAAACACCTAAAGAATTGTGCCTAAGTTTtgttccatttaaaaaaaaatcttttatttcattaagGTTTCACTAAGTCTAAAATGAACGACTCTAGAATCCAACCCAAATAGTTTCTCCGGAGGATGTTAATAATCAAATTTgatctataattgaattatatatatatatatatttttaaagtacaatccaatatatatttttatcttgGTATAAGTTTTCAGGTGACTATAGCTTCGTCAGAAAACCGGTGGAATACATCATGCGGGTTCACCCGTCCTAAACGTATTTTCTTCATATGACGAGTAAGGAATCAAACTTCTAATCACTCGCTTAAAAAGTTCAAATTCGTTACCACTTAAACCAATTCATTATTGGTGAATTTAACATTTCTCCATTTACACAAATCTAAAGCATTTACCTATTGTCATTGTAGACTTCCCACCGGCTGCTACTGCTGCAAGgtaaaaaatgcaaataaaaagataaaacagACACTtgtatagtttttttctttttatgataaGTCCAAATGTCCAGACACTGCTacaaggttaaatatatttttagtccttaccaGAGCTTCCAAATAAGTCCAAATGTCCTAACTCCCTTACTGAGCcgtataattattaattttttatatggcactttcttttcccacccttcaaacttcaaattttataatatgaacAATGTTAAATGCCTTTTAAATACTCCAAAATATGTTAAAACACCTTCAAAAATCCtctattttttcagattttataattcaaatagAGTGTGCGAGAAGAAAGGATGGTGGAAAAAGAAATAGCTCTTTTTTAGGGGTTAGCCTTCTAATTATGACGCTAGTATGAGATGTCATTATTATTTAGAGTATTACTTTTCTCACTCTATGGCCTTCTCCTGCACCCtgtaaaatttctaaaaatgcCCTTGTGTagtccggattttaaaatccggattcttgtttactatttcggattttaaaatccggacaattcttatgtataatcaatcatcagactctctcacatttcagcagttttgagttttgcttttaaaaacaacaaaaaaactaagtaaaaaaatgctaaagagaGACCGACCTAAATCCTTAAATCGGACATCATGAATAGGTTTGAATCCCGGTTTTCAGGcttatatgtgtgagttttctAAGGCTTTTGTCATTtcctccataaaaaaaaaaaaaaaaaaaaaagtgcattttGCAATAGAGACTAGAGAGACCGACCTGTATTACATTTTGCAGAATGAACTCTGTCGGTGCAGTAACATCTGAAAATGTATAAAGTTGAATCGAAGCCACACCTTCCTCCACTGCTGCTGCAATCGGAACAGTCACTGGCAATCCAATTCAACCGGAACCCTTTACCCAGCTTCTCTTCAATCCCTCCTTTCACATCATTTTCCACCGTTACATTCACCACCTTACCCGTGCAATTTTTTGACACAAAGCTTGCATTTTTATAACCCTCGTATATTGCCACAACCGAACTCGTTTTGTTTTCAGCTGAACAACCAATTGTGTTCCCTTGCAGCTCTCTGGGCAGCTTTGTTGAGTCACATCCAAAGAACAATATGACTTCACTTTGATTGGGAGCAAGGTAGAATATATCCTTGGGAATAGTTAGGTTCTGGTTAGGATAAAAACAACCTTCTGATCCTGAAATAACAGCATTGTTGGACACTCTTAATGATTGGTTTTCATAGAAAATTTGGTCGATTATGTGTTTTGTGTTAGAAAGATTGAGGATTGGGGAACCAATATTATTGTCACAAGAGAGACCGAAACCAGGGTAACCACAATAGGGTTGTTGTAATCCTTTGATATAGAAAGGGTAGCTTATACTTTGGTTGCCACATGTTTTGGGTTCACAAGCTTCAAATTTTGTGTCTATAGAGCATAGAGTGGTTGTGGTAAGAAGATAAAAAAGGGTCATGTATGAATAAAACAGGGGACAATAGAAGGGCTTAAAGGTAAACAGAAGGCTTTTTCTGTTCATTTTGAAGGCTTGCCTCTGGTTCTAGATtgagagtatttcaccaaataTTTTGAACTCAACTAATATGTTTTATTGAAACAATGCGATTAAGAGTATCTTTGtctatattttttgaataactTTTTAGATGGTTGACTTGCTCAACCTCAGAATTTTTGCACAAGTGATTGGTATAgcgtgtgtttttttttttgacaaaagggaTAGCGTGTGTTGTAAACTATCAAGATAGATATGATTGACTTGTTCCAATCATTGTTGACTTGGAACTGGATCGTAGAGCCAATCAGCCAAAGACTTTTAGGAAACATAGTCGAAGGTGCATTGCTAGGTTTGTTCTGAAGTAAAAAGAATGACAATCAAATTATTCCGTTTAATACttttaaatgtcataaatgagtcaatttttcctaaaaaaaatcaattataatcattaggtaacttttaatacttttaatttttatttaattatagacatgattacattagagatcctttatcttatttatttgtaacactttggtcctttatctttattttttccatttaggtcttttatctcttataaaagcacatatacatcatttttctcatttcttttttaaatacataattttattttttaaaatatatttttattaaaaatgaaaaaaatccagaaatatgatgaaggtgtccatcatcttcatcttcttcctttgaatcttcatcatctccattgaatccaaaaaatttctacacaaatatatctcccaatatcatgaattaatgttatattcacctcaaatcttcttttaaacacaaaaatcaaaaccctgtagagaaagagatttagtttcatcggaaataaaaaaaaaaaaagattgtcacaccgtatattattattattattttctaactcaatattcaaacccggcataaaaataaccccaaaattgagagcaactttgcacatcaattttgttgtttccagaacaatcttaactttcataaagcctaacccttccgccagtgactaaacctccaccatccgccttgcaacatttgtgaaattaaggttttgatttttgtgtttaaaagaagatttgaggtgaatataacattaattcacgatattttgagatatattttagtagaatttttttatttaaagaagatgatgaagattcaaaggaagaagatgaagatgatgaacatcttcatcatatttctgcatttttttccttcatttttaataaaaaatgagaaaattagtgcggtgtttattttattcaggttgaaagattagctttgagcaagtgcagatccgaccaatgacaatgactttggcgtcctcaacgttgcagatccggagacatgagtatAGTAGTCATATTTGACATATTtgtattggaacaaaatgtatttaacattaacccttaagagttttgatgataacaaggtattaaaaattgtcaattggatatgctaatatttgttcaagtgtacaagactatagacaaaatttgacatcttaaaaaggtcttggaagaacaataaaggaatcaacaaaaagggaagcttaaagcgtctgaagaaaactgctgcTGAAGATAAagcgctcctgaagacaaaTTGCTCCTGAAGTagtgacgtcatcagaagcaagttcatcagaagcgagTTCATCAAAAGCAAGTTTATCAGCAGCTAAAAATCATcagaagctgcagttcatcaTGGGATGCAACTTAAGGTTTCAAAAGTTATTTAACAAATTCAACCTCATCTaaagattgcagaagactggaaaagtgaagcaacgactattttgaaaggatttgaaggcattggatgcttgttcttaaaagagcgttgacaaagtaagtttgtacgaagtgtacaaccactacctccactactatgtttttttgtctctgctacaagacaagaaaaacagctctgcctgcaacgatgtgaaggtgagaaaaacacaagaagggggggttgaattgtgttttctttttctcgtaaaattcttcttctgatatcacttcagaagctggttgagagtgcttctgatgtgatgttcagaattaGATATGTAGCGGAATaaaaacagagcagagaaaggaaagagagacacaagcaattatcctggttccttccacaaatcggaagttgtaacgccctctttgaattattagatttatttaattatttaattgagtctaaaatttattaagaagagtttaaaatatatttatttgattatgtgatttattaagtggcttatgttgttatttaatagattaagatttgaaaatagaaataagattgagttgagagtttgttatgagattttagagagttttgggggagaaagagaaataagataaaatagaaaaagggttataaataggagaaacctagtttagaaaaaacataacgtacgatcaattttggagaaaagggagaaaaagccgagaggagggggaagacctaggagtgctgcgattttcatctataaggtaagggtgggactaacattcaataatcttaagtcattgattctgaaaattggatttaacatgttgtaggttttcgtttttgagaatttgagaattagggttaaaagtggttaattgatgattttctaaaataatgtttttggtcaagttttatatgattttgagtctcttttgatctatataaatgtttagacaaattttgggatcaaatttgggcatatggaagttaaaattgggattttggggtgaaaaatgggtttttcccgagttgttatctgacagcatgtcctgtttcatgttcttgcgtctttttcacacgtttctgttttgaattagcctttggtgtaaacatgaaagttgtagataattgtgttagctttccagtgacgttggtttgacttgaaaatgatttttggtttaggagttatgatgaaaatactcaaaggaggtcttagtgaatttttatgaatttcagcacaactttgtccgaatttgaaatgaaaactggtattgattggtacagaattggtcttaggtgtaaacacgaaagttgtaggtataaatgttagctttctaatgccgttggtttgacttcaaaaggatttatagaacttgagttatagtcaaattactgcacgtaggttacagtgaataattgattatgattgatgaattagtatatgtatgtatatgtttgtgaatacgatattgtccatgattgatgaagtgttatatgtatatatgatgttttaagatgttgattattattttatgttgttatattgtgatataattgtatatgcattacttgaattatatgtgaataattgagacgttgttgacttgcatttgatattattatgtcatgctgtttttgtatactgttgtgttgctgttgttatttaactaagctgtatgagtcggtctaagttgattaagataatgaagttccaaattattgaattgtataagaggttgtcgatttaagatgttaagaggtcgagtccatgcattagcatttcattgttgggggcttgatgccctggagcctttgctcaattaagttgagggcttgatgcccttggagcctttttacgctcaaataaagttgagggcttgatgccctaggagcctatttacgctcaaagattggtaccacatgcatgattagaagattaagttgcatagtcaagaggttaagttgtcaagttgtcaagttatcaagttgtcgagttgttaagttgttaaatcatgaaattgtttaaagctgtgattctttatatgaactattaaagaagtgaattatgatatattattatctatgatgaatattatgatgattacatgatgttgtctatgagttgttaaatatgattgatgatgcttatgttgttaaatgtaattgatgaattatatgcttaatattattgtttgtgaaatctcaccccttctatttgcccaccatgggtaactaacaggtaaccaagaatagttgatgtcgtgtgagctttc containing:
- the LOC11418569 gene encoding LEAF RUST 10 DISEASE-RESISTANCEUS RECEPTOR-LIKE PROTEIN KINASE-like 2.1, translating into MNRKSLLFTFKPFYCPLFYSYMTLFYLLTTTTLCSIDTKFEACEPKTCGNQSISYPFYIKGLQQPYCGYPGFGLSCDNNIGSPILNLSNTKHIIDQIFYENQSLRVSNNAVISGSEGCFYPNQNLTIPKDIFYLAPNQSEVILFFGCDSTKLPRELQGNTIGCSAENKTSSVVAIYEGYKNASFVSKNCTGKVVNVTVENDVKGGIEEKLGKGFRLNWIASDCSDCSSSGGRCGFDSTLYIFRCYCTDRVHSAKCNTAVAAGGKSTMTIVGSVAGVAFALLIILVCWFRTKIFPPTFLLLRKDSPTHEIIEKFLKEHGPLPAARYTYSDVKKITNSFKNKLGQGGYGSVYKGKLNDQRIVAVKVLSESKGDGEDFINEVASISRTSHVNVVRLLGFCLDGSKKALIYEFMPNGSLEKFIYEEKNPLKDDRQLDCKILYDIAVGVAHGLEYLHRGCNTRILHFDIKPHNILLDDDFCPKISDFGLAKICPRKESIVSIFGARGTPGYIAPELFSRNFGGVSHKSDVYSYGMMVLEMVGRRKNIKVEVDCSSELYFPHWIYKRLELNQDLGLRCVKNEIEEEMVRKMTVVSLWCIQTDPSHRPAMHKVVEMLEGSLQLLEIPPKPFLSSPSISPNDLSSEILVSSEVLSGLPCPRQLSSSYMKLYGSGYTYNCPHSFSCGARGVFRYPFTKAEQLDCGSILIHGCDDSYYSPKMIQLEKNAKKIELTSIIDQNTITVSDQEFYKRLQDNLCDTLKQNYTLPPASPFVSFYINNNVTLFLCNRSHNINPPAQYFKHNCSSFSYDIYYNRKPYLNVTNEKADSFFSSCSVLQFPSKDLTDTRHILSFVSAQMYNSTAAMVIVGVAVLIMLGYCIRTKIFTPAFPLLRKENTTHQIIEMFLKEQGPLLAARYSYSEVKKITNSFRDKLGQGGYGSVYKGKLRDQRIIAVKVLSGSKGDGEDFINEVASISRTSHVNVVRLLGFCLDGSKKALIYEFMPNGSLEKFIYEEKNPLKDDRQLDCKILYDIAVGVAHGLEYLHRGCNTRILHFDIKPHNILLDDDFCPKISDFGLAKICPRKESIVSIFGARGTPGYIAPELFSRHFGGVSHKSDVYSYGMMVLEMVGRRKNIKVEVDCSSELYFPHWIYKRLELNQDLGLKCIKNEIDEEMVRKMTMVSLWYIQTDPSHRPAMNKVVEMLEGSLQMLEIPPKPFLSSPSTSSLHLSSETL